A region of Candidatus Binatia bacterium DNA encodes the following proteins:
- a CDS encoding DUF748 domain-containing protein, translating into MIFLRRYRFALGALVIAVASCVSLPWLARPALERALSARLHMPVTIGQLSWNPFIGVVTARRISIGRESDRFSAARLSVDVGLYRLLRGDVVLDRVDVDAPVGTVRLDADYQPRLGGLGGEGAARWTPPAVAVRELVVSKGELTVRYPVRGQTRDAKLAITRLVATDLQEATGGSELGLSVHAEGALDGTPVRANARLHVAGDATQIDAQIAVPGLAVNPDVIPLPQGLERFSGTLDVHATYAARNAPPGQTLRLDVSVGNARIVGDAGTEFSAKRISIPGIRVDLARRRVDLGAVTLDAPVLIVALVEEGVVLPLRIGGGTAASSWTVRSGAIELRGGNVSVRRGETALTLALESARWDGIDRGHATPVAVRANVGGGGALTIDGALGADPLDAECVVKFEGLALPPWTELAAVLPLRLAKGTGDGTLRIRYRDGAPRLDGKLLLRDVHTAPPDPDRSAEVLAVHAAEVEFAIDVSASREVDVSSLKLSYPYVMVLRRPSGTFPYAVFSGSGQERSTASAKAAPREAGHRVRFGRVEVDGGKVEYMDTTLESAYWTILTDVTAQAGEILLPEATFGRFTVAGKQDELSPVEASGSFTTRGLQARADLKDVLLESLNPYVSPLLGYKVTSGRLSLSAEVEPAPPLLGATAEIVLSGVDVLQTGLDVIQDQSGVPLPIALGLIKNVSGEIELTLPVAVDTRARSVALGSIFGQAVRSAIVGALTSPLRILGSLFGTRGAPHAFAITPIPFPVGSASLEQAGSDRVAQIARIVQAHQDLALVLLPQITEEDIRAVGADGGDTLANQRTAAVREALVGTGLAAARLMMAPWRPLVRAEATGKPGVYVELQAAW; encoded by the coding sequence ATGATCTTCTTGCGCCGGTACCGCTTCGCCCTCGGCGCGCTGGTCATCGCCGTCGCGTCGTGCGTGTCGCTGCCCTGGTTGGCCCGACCCGCTCTCGAGCGCGCGTTGAGCGCGAGGCTGCACATGCCGGTCACGATCGGGCAGCTTTCGTGGAATCCCTTCATCGGCGTGGTCACCGCCAGGCGCATTTCCATCGGCAGAGAAAGCGACCGGTTCTCGGCGGCGCGGCTGTCCGTCGACGTCGGGTTGTACCGCCTCTTGAGAGGGGACGTCGTTCTTGATCGGGTCGACGTCGATGCGCCGGTCGGCACGGTGCGCTTGGACGCGGACTATCAGCCCCGGCTCGGAGGTCTCGGCGGCGAGGGGGCCGCTCGGTGGACGCCGCCCGCCGTCGCCGTGCGCGAACTCGTTGTGAGCAAGGGCGAGCTGACCGTGAGGTACCCCGTGCGCGGCCAGACGCGCGATGCGAAGCTCGCGATCACTCGACTCGTCGCCACAGACCTCCAGGAAGCGACGGGCGGGTCCGAGCTGGGTCTGTCCGTCCACGCTGAAGGGGCTCTCGACGGTACGCCCGTACGAGCCAATGCGCGCCTTCACGTCGCGGGTGACGCTACACAGATCGACGCCCAGATCGCCGTTCCCGGTTTGGCTGTGAACCCCGACGTCATCCCCCTGCCGCAGGGATTGGAGAGGTTCAGCGGCACGCTCGACGTCCATGCGACCTACGCAGCGAGGAACGCCCCTCCTGGACAGACGCTGCGGCTTGATGTGAGTGTCGGCAACGCACGTATCGTCGGCGACGCCGGGACGGAGTTTTCCGCCAAGCGGATCTCGATACCTGGGATCCGGGTAGACCTCGCCCGCAGGCGCGTCGATCTCGGCGCCGTCACGCTGGACGCCCCCGTGCTGATCGTGGCGCTGGTCGAGGAGGGCGTGGTCTTGCCGCTGCGCATTGGTGGCGGCACGGCGGCGTCCTCCTGGACGGTCCGGTCCGGTGCGATCGAGCTGCGGGGCGGTAACGTTAGTGTGCGCCGCGGGGAAACGGCGCTGACGCTAGCCCTGGAGTCCGCTCGCTGGGATGGGATCGACCGCGGCCATGCCACCCCGGTGGCCGTGCGGGCGAACGTCGGCGGGGGCGGCGCGCTCACCATCGACGGCGCACTGGGCGCCGATCCACTCGATGCCGAATGCGTTGTCAAGTTCGAGGGCCTTGCACTCCCTCCGTGGACGGAGCTTGCCGCGGTGCTTCCCCTGCGTTTGGCCAAGGGCACGGGCGACGGCACTCTCCGCATCCGGTATCGGGACGGTGCGCCACGCCTGGACGGAAAGCTGCTCTTGCGCGATGTTCACACCGCCCCGCCGGACCCGGACCGGTCCGCCGAGGTCCTCGCGGTCCACGCCGCCGAGGTTGAGTTCGCGATCGATGTCTCCGCCTCCCGCGAGGTCGACGTGTCGTCGCTGAAGCTGAGCTACCCGTACGTCATGGTGCTGCGGCGTCCCAGCGGCACTTTCCCGTATGCCGTCTTCAGCGGCAGCGGCCAGGAACGGTCCACTGCCTCCGCCAAGGCGGCGCCGAGGGAGGCGGGCCATCGGGTGCGCTTCGGGCGGGTCGAGGTCGACGGCGGAAAAGTGGAGTACATGGACACCACCTTGGAGTCGGCCTACTGGACCATCCTCACCGACGTGACGGCGCAGGCCGGCGAGATCCTGTTGCCGGAAGCGACGTTCGGCAGATTCACGGTCGCGGGCAAACAAGACGAACTCAGCCCCGTCGAGGCTTCGGGGTCGTTCACCACGCGTGGGTTGCAGGCCCGAGCCGACCTGAAGGACGTGCTCCTCGAGTCGTTGAACCCCTACGTGTCTCCCCTTTTGGGCTACAAGGTTACGTCGGGTCGGCTGTCGCTGAGCGCCGAGGTGGAGCCCGCGCCGCCCCTGCTCGGCGCGACGGCCGAGATAGTTCTCAGCGGGGTCGACGTCCTGCAGACCGGTCTGGACGTCATCCAGGACCAAAGCGGCGTGCCGCTCCCGATCGCGCTCGGCCTGATCAAGAACGTCTCCGGGGAGATCGAGCTGACGCTACCCGTGGCGGTCGATACGAGGGCGCGCAGCGTCGCACTCGGATCGATCTTCGGCCAGGCGGTGAGGAGTGCCATCGTCGGCGCGCTCACCAGCCCGCTGCGCATCCTGGGAAGCCTCTTCGGCACTCGCGGGGCGCCGCACGCCTTCGCCATCACCCCGATCCCGTTTCCCGTTGGAAGCGCCTCCCTGGAGCAGGCCGGTAGCGACCGAGTCGCGCAGATCGCCCGCATCGTGCAAGCGCACCAAGACCTCGCCCTCGTCCTCCTGCCGCAAATCACGGAGGAGGACATTCGGGCGGTCGGCGCCGACGGCGGCGATACGCTGGCGAACCAACGCACCGCCGCCGTGCGCGAGGCGTTGGTCGGCACCGGCTTGGCAGCAGCACGGCTCATGATGGCCCCCTGGCGCCCTTTGGTGAGGGCCGAGGCCACGGGGAAGCCGGGGGTGTACGTCGAGCTGCAGGCAGCGTGGTGA
- a CDS encoding serine hydrolase, with protein MAAIIVGARWLWIATHVAAGYAAKVTCSLALNSGQDAAQVYRDYVSREIAPLGPVLHVAVSDQDTEASALGLLRVRAVYRRGLGCTLLPDGSEDGMRLPHGVDLPRRALDATVPWPDGGAGPAATAPPEVAAAIERAFREPEPPDPQRLRQTKAVVVVQDGRLIAERYAPGYGPDKPMLSWSMAKSVTAAMVGIAVADGRLALRESVPVPEWSAPSDPRHAITLDQLLRMSSGLAFDEHQGAINDVSRMLFTKNDMGAFAASTPLEAPPDTKWSYSSGTANVIARLLRDSFGGDLTAFVRYANERLFDPVGMTSAFFEPDASGTPIGSSFVFMTARDWARFGELHRGDGMWNGQRILPDGWVRYVTTPTPAAPEGRYGALWWLNAGAPNDRAQRMWPGLPTDAYAARGHSGQYVVVVPSAKLVVVRLGLSIPDDGSDGTPELVADLIRALR; from the coding sequence CGTTGGTTGTGGATCGCGACGCACGTTGCTGCCGGGTACGCCGCCAAAGTGACCTGCTCGCTGGCGCTCAACTCGGGCCAGGACGCGGCGCAGGTCTATCGCGACTACGTCTCCCGCGAGATCGCACCGCTCGGGCCGGTATTGCACGTCGCGGTCTCCGACCAGGATACGGAAGCGAGCGCGCTCGGCTTGCTCCGCGTGCGCGCCGTGTACCGGCGCGGCCTCGGCTGCACGCTCTTGCCCGACGGCAGCGAGGATGGCATGCGACTGCCGCACGGAGTCGATCTGCCCCGGCGCGCGCTGGATGCGACTGTGCCGTGGCCCGACGGCGGCGCCGGCCCGGCCGCGACGGCGCCTCCCGAAGTGGCGGCCGCGATCGAGCGCGCCTTCCGCGAGCCAGAACCGCCGGACCCGCAGCGTCTGCGCCAAACGAAAGCCGTCGTCGTGGTCCAGGACGGCCGGCTGATCGCGGAGCGCTATGCGCCGGGATACGGACCTGACAAGCCGATGCTGTCGTGGTCCATGGCAAAGAGCGTGACCGCAGCGATGGTCGGTATTGCGGTGGCCGATGGCCGGCTGGCGCTGCGCGAATCGGTACCGGTGCCGGAGTGGTCGGCGCCGAGTGATCCGCGCCATGCCATCACGCTCGACCAGCTCCTGCGCATGTCGAGCGGGCTGGCCTTCGACGAGCATCAGGGCGCGATCAACGACGTTTCGCGCATGCTGTTCACCAAGAACGACATGGGCGCGTTTGCCGCGTCGACGCCGTTGGAAGCGCCGCCCGATACCAAATGGTCATATTCGAGCGGCACCGCGAATGTGATCGCGCGCCTGTTGCGTGACAGCTTCGGCGGCGATCTCACCGCCTTCGTGCGCTACGCGAACGAGCGCCTGTTCGACCCGGTCGGGATGACGAGCGCGTTTTTCGAACCCGACGCCTCAGGTACGCCTATCGGGTCGTCATTCGTTTTCATGACCGCGCGCGACTGGGCACGCTTCGGCGAGCTGCATCGGGGCGACGGCATGTGGAACGGCCAGCGCATCCTCCCCGATGGCTGGGTGCGCTACGTGACCACCCCAACGCCAGCGGCGCCCGAGGGCCGCTACGGTGCGCTGTGGTGGTTGAACGCCGGCGCGCCGAACGATCGCGCCCAGCGCATGTGGCCGGGGCTGCCGACCGACGCTTACGCTGCGCGCGGGCACAGCGGACAGTACGTCGTTGTCGTGCCGTCGGCGAAGCTCGTGGTGGTGCGCCTCGGCCTGTCGATACCGGACGACGGCAGCGACGGCACCCCCGAGCTAGTGGCGGACCTGATCCGCGCGCTCCGCTGA